A window from Drosophila miranda strain MSH22 chromosome Y unlocalized genomic scaffold, D.miranda_PacBio2.1 Contig_Y2_pilon, whole genome shotgun sequence encodes these proteins:
- the LOC117193327 gene encoding uncharacterized protein LOC117193327 has product MIVERRDVKIVEGEFVKEVNDIYENGDQTEDLAKIIIRFESNEEPLQVQTVVEPEDETISNIDNSDDDEEEYFVSASDPEQSRSSDEEDIPQIRGPRRPKIIRTGQPGRPKKQYNVLNNLSCSDDIETPRTVAEALHSCQIIHGLLSIFRPEKRL; this is encoded by the coding sequence ATGATAGTGGAACGCCGAGACGTCAAAATTGTGGAGGGTGAGTTCGTCAAGGAAGTAAATGATATTTACGAAAATGGAGATCAGACTGAGGATCTTGCAAAAATCATCATACGCTTTGAGTCAAACGAAGAACCTCTGCAGGTACAAACTGTTGTTGAGCCCGAAGACGAAACGATTAGCAACATTGACAAcagcgatgatgatgaggaggagTACTTCGTAAGTGCAAGCGATCCAGAACAGAGCCGCAGCTCAGATGAAGAAGACATCCCACAAATACGTGGCCCAAGAAGGCCAAAAATCATTCGTACTGGTCAACCTGGCAGACCAAAGAAGCAGTACAATGTCCTCAACAATCTTAGCTGCTCCGATGACATTGAGACTCCACGGACCGTTGCAGAGGCGTTGCACTCGTGTCAAATAATACATGGACTCCTGTCAATCTTCCGCCCGGAAAAAAGGCTATAG
- the LOC117193328 gene encoding secreted RxLR effector protein 161-like: MNMSIIYQKSGEPVKGFADADWANDKLDRKSYSGYVFFLAGSAFSWTSAKQSVVAMSSTEAEYVALSTAAREAVYLQGLLQEIGYSN; the protein is encoded by the coding sequence ATGAATATGAGCATCATCTACCAAAAGTCTGGAGAGCCAGTAAAAGGGTTCGCCGATGCTGATTGGGCAAATGACAAGCTGGACCGAAAATCATATTCCGGATACGTTTTCTTCCTAGCTGGTAGTGCGTTTTCGTGGACatcagccaagcagagcgtcgtCGCCATGAGCAGCACCGAAGCAGAGTATGTGGCGCTATCAACAGCCGCTAGAGAAGCAGTATATCTACAAGGtctgttgcaagagattggataCTCAAATTAA